The DNA sequence TCAGGGGAATGCCGATTCGCTCGCACAGTCGTATATGGTCCCGATTCACACTACGGGCGAACTGCTTTTCTTTCATGCGCTTGATGACGGATTTCGGATTCACGCTCCGGATCTTTTTATCCGGATACACGAGCGTTGCGGCAATGACCATTCCCGTCATGGTTTCCGCGCAGGTAAGGGCCAAAGCCATTTTCGTATCCCGAGCGATTCCCAGCGCTTCCGCATTATGAGCTTTTACGGCCTGGATCATTTCATCATCCACTCCGGCATCCCGAAGGATCGGCTCAGCCACCAGCGTATGCTTTTCAGGACGGTCTTTCGTCTGGTCGTAGTCCACATCGTGAAGCAAACCGGCCATGCCCCAGCGTTCCGGGTCTTCGCCCAGACGCTCCGCCAAGGCGCGCATGATGGCCTCCGAGGCCAACGCGTGCTTGAGCAGGTTCTCCTCGCTGGTGTGTTGCTTCAGCAAATCAAGGGCCTGTTGTCGGTCGATGGCCATCGCCGCCTCACGCCGCTCTTCGTGTCTTTTTCCTCAACTTGTTGATTTTTCTACGTATAATATTGACTTTCTTTCTGTCGTTGGCGGTGCGTGCTTCTTCCTTCCGTCCCTGCAATTCCCTGATCCTGGCTTTGAGCTTCCGGTTCGTTTGAGACCGGTACTCGTTCGGGGTCGTTACATCCTCGATCCCCTTGATCTCTTTAATGGCTTTCAGCAGTTCATCTTTTTTCATCGCATGAACGCCTGTGATGCCACCGATCTGAAGCGCAAGGTTTCGCAAGTCCTTGACGGTCATCTTTTCGAGCGAACTTACGTCCGTCGCTTGTTTGGTTTCTTCAGCCATTCTTTCCTCCCTGTCACGTTCAAATTCGATAGACCCTGCCACGGGTCCTCATGGACCGCTTATTAGTCCTTTTTGTTTCGATCTTCAACCATTTTAATAAAAGGCGTCAGCAGATCGATGGGAATCGGAAACAGCGTAGTGGAGTTGTTCTCCGCTGAAATCTCCTTCAATGTTTGCAGGTAGCGAAGTTGAAGCGCTATGGGATGTTCCGCGATGATCGCCGCCGCCTCGGTCAGTTTGGCGGATGCCTGGAACTCGCCTTCGGCCGCGATGATCTTCGCGCGTCGCTCGCGCTCCGCTTCGGCCTGTCTCGCCATTGCGCGCTGCATCTCCGTTGGCAGGTCGATATGTTTTACTTCAACGTTGGAGACCTTGATGCCCCATGGATCCGTGTGTTTGTCGAGTATACTCTGCAGTTCCTGATTGATTTTCTCCCGCTCGGCCAGAAGTTCGTCGAGCATCGCCTGACCGCAAACGCTCCTCAAGGTGGTTTGCGCCAATTGAGACGTTGCGAAGAGAAAGTCCTCCACTTCGACGATCGCCTTGTTCGAATCCATGACCCTGAAGTAAACCACTGCATTGACCTTCACGGAAACATTGTCCCGGGTGATCACGTCCTGCGGCGGCACATCCATGGCCACCAAGCGAAGGCTGACTCTTACCATGCGGTCGATAACCGGAATCAGAATGATCAAGCCGGGTCCTTTGGAAGCGATGAGCCGTCCGAGTCGAAAAATGACGCCGCGCTCGTACTCCCGCAATACCCTCAGGGCCGAACTGAGAAACATAATCACGAGGACAAGAATCAGAATCAACGCATACATGTTCATGGCAACCTCCCAACGCGGGCAACCGGGGTCCGGTCCGCTCGTTTTATCGACTTAGGAGAAACGTTTGGCGGTCACCCGTCGGATTCCCGGCTTTCCGCCATGGAAAACAGGTGAAGCCCCCAAAAGGACCTCACTACAATGAATGGTTCGTAAACTCAGTCCCCCTGTGATCGTACGGCCTTCTTCACTTGAAGAAAAAATTGCTTTTTCCCGACTACCCGGATCCGATCGCCCAACTCGAGCCTCTCATCGCTTTCCGCGTTCCAGGTCTCTCCATGTACGAACACTTTGATTTCGCCCGAATCCGCCAGTTGCGTTACCTGGCCTTCTTCTCCGAGCAAGCCTTCTAAACCCGTGGTGGGTTTGTGCAGCATGGCTTTGACGATCAACCCAAGAACGACCGTGAAGAACAGAGTTACAACAGCCACCGTAGGCACGAGCACCTGCCAGGACACGCGAACCAAACCCAGGCTGTCACTATGAAATAGAAACATGGATCCCAAAACAAGACAAGTCAGTCCTCCGATCGTGAGCATCCCGTAGCTGGCGATTTTGATCTCCAGGATAAAGAGGATGAGGCCGAGGATAATCAACAGGACGCCCGCGTAATTGACCGGCAAGGTCTGAAACGCATAAAAGGAGAGGATGAGCGATATGGCTCCTACGATTCCGGGAAAAACCGCGCCGGGGTTCGCCAGCTCGAAATAGAGTCCGACCATTCCCAGCATCATCAGGATATAAGCGATGTTCGGGTTCGCTATAGTACGCAGAATCTTCTCCCGAAGGCTCTCCTCCTCATACGTCACGGTCGCGCCGGCGACGTCTATCACCCGTTGCTTCCCTTTGACGAGCACGGTGCGCCCATTGATTTTCGGCAGCAATTCCTCGATGTTGCCGGCTACAAGATCGACAACCTTGTTTTTCAAGGCCTCATCTGCCGTGATCGACACGCTTTCACGTACGGCCTTTTCAGCCCAGTCCGCGTTTCGTCCCCTCTCGTCGGCAATGCTTCTGGCGTAGGCTACCATGTCGTTTTCCACTTTTTTGGCCATGGCGCCCTCGATTTCCTTACCCATGGCCACCGGATGCGCAGCGCCGATGTTCGTGCCGGGAGCCATGGCGGCCACGTGGGCTGCAATGGTTATGATCACGCCTGCGCTGGCCGCTCTGGCTCCGCTCGGGGCCACGTATACGACCACCGGCACATCGGATTCCATAATGGATTTGACAATCGAACGCATGGAGTCGGCGAGTCCTCCGGGCGTGTCCAGCTGGATTACGAGGCACTCATCGTCGGCTACGTGAGCGTCCTTGATGGTCCGCTCGATAAAAAGAGCCACCCCTGGGTTGATGCTGCTGTCCACTGTGGCGACTCGGACCGTTTTACCAAGTGCATAGGAGGTCGAGAAGAGAGTGCATAAAAAGACCAAGATAAAACAAGCCGGAAAGGCTCGGCTCGTGTACACGCAGGTGCCGTTCATGCTGAACTCCGTGGCGATGTTTTTTTCATCAGGTCCAACGCCCCCATGATCTGCTTCATGTCGTCCCAGACATCCTTTTTCTTCGATGGATTTCTGAGCAGGTAGGCCGGATGATACGTGGGCATGACCCTGATCTCGCCCATGGAATGAAACCGGCCCCGTAGAATGGAGATGGGGGCGGCTGACTGCAAAAGGGTTTGCGCCGCGGCCAGGCCAAGGGCGCAGATGATCTTCGGCCTGATGATCCTGATCTGGCTCCTCAAACACGGATTGCAGGTTTCGATTTCTTCAGGGAACGGGGTGCGGTTTCGGGGGGGGCGGCATTTGACCACGTTTGTTATGTATATCTCTTCGCGCAACAAATCCATGGCCCGTATGATCTTAGTGAGCAGTTCCCCCGCCAATCCCACGAAGGGCCGGCCAAGACGATCTTCATCCCTGCCCGGACCTTCTCCCACGAACATAAGATCCGCGGTTTCGTTTCCTTCACCGAACACAAGCAGGTGACGATTCTCGGAGAGATTGCAGCGGGTACAACCGGCCCATTCCTGTTGCAACGCGCCCAAGGTCTCGGGCCTGCCCGGAGAATTTTTTCGCACGGAACCAGGTCCGAGGGCGTCCGCAAGATCGGGAGGAACAAAGATCTCCCGAATTCCGATGGATCTGTAAAAATGTAAAAGGCGATTCAGCTTTGGGTCCATATATCCCGCGCCAAAGGTCCGGGCGCATCCCTCATACGTCAATTGCCTTGTGGCGTCTCCGGCAGGCCGGCGCCGGCCTGAAAGTTCTTGAAGGGGCGCCGGGAAAAAGCTCAAAGAATAGCGCCGGTGAATCATTGCCGTGAATTAAGGGTTCATTCCGGATGCGTCTCTTTCCAGGATCCAGGTTCGCACGCGATCCAGCACCATATGGGCCGTCTCGATCTTTTCCAGAAACGGGATATCATCGACCCGACCGTCCCTGTGAATGATCTTTACTTTGTTTGTGGAACACCTGAATCCGCAGCCGTCCTGGGTTATGTCGTTCGCAACGATGAAATCGAGGTTCTTGTTCTTCATCTTCCGGTTTGCATGCATCAAAAGGGCTTCCGATTCCGCGGCAAAGCCGACCAGACACTGGTGCGTCTTCTTCTGGCCCAATTCCCGGAGTATGTCCGGATTTTCCGTGAGCCGGATCTCCGGCTCCGTGGCCTCCCGCTTTATCTTCTGGGCCTTCGGCTCCCTGGCGGGCCTGAAGTCCGAAACGGCCGCCGTTTTGATCACCACCTGACTCGCTTCGTACTCGGCCAGCATGGCCTCTCTCATCTCGCGGGCGCTGACCACTCGAATCGTTCGAACCCCTTTTATATCCGCTTCCTCCGACGGTCCCGTAACCAGACAAACCTCTCCGCCTCTTCGAAGGGCGGCCTTTGCCACGGCGAACCCCATGCGGCCTGAGGAACGGTTTGTCAGGCAGCGAACCGGGTCCAGATACTCCTCCGTCCGGCTGGCGCTGATCAGAAAGCGGATGCCTTGAAAGTCCTTGGGAGAAAGAAGATGCTCGATTTCGGCCAATATGTCCTCAACTTCGGCCAACCTGCCGGGTCCTTCGGTTTTGCAGGCCAAATCGCCCGTGCCCGAAGGAAGAATCGAGTATCCGAGAGCGATCAGCGCGTTCAGGTTCTTCTGCACGGCCGGATGCAACAGCATGTTCGAGTTCATGGCCGGGCAAACCAGCAGTTTGGCCCGTGTGGCCAGAGCGAGTGTGGTCAGGAAGTCGTCCGCAATGCCGTTGGCCAATTTCCCGATGATATTGGCGGTGGCCGGAACAACGGCGACCAAATCGGCCCACTCGGCCATGGCCACGTGCAGAACGTATCCCACGGTCTCCTGGAAGGTGTCCGTTATCACTTCCTCCCCGGACAAGGTCTGAAACGTCAACGGGGTCACAAACTTCTGGGCCGCCGATGTCATGGCGACCTTGACCAGGGCGCCCCTTTTCATCAATTCCCGCAGGAGAAAAGCCGACTTATACGCGGCAATGCCTCCGGAAACTCCTAACAGTATTCGTTTCCCTTTGATGTGCACAAGTTACTCCGCCGGATGGGATGTTTCATCGTTGCCGGACGTCTTCCCCCGGGCCGGTTGAATGCGTTCGAAAGGGGTCAGAACGCCGTGACAGCGGCATGCCGTACCGATGAACAGGCGGCCTCGAGCGTTCTCGACCCGGGACAACAGTTCGAACAGAGCCGCCGGCCGGTATCCTCCTACACCGGGGCCGAGTTGGTGGCTCCGAATGACCAGCGCTTCGAGATCGGGTAAACGGATTTCGCCGAGCAGGTCGAACATGTTGCGTTGCCTTGGCTTTTGTGTCACCGTACACAGGTTCGCGGGTTCGGGACAGTGGTCCGGACACCGGAAATCGGCATGGCTGACATATATATTTCCGTTGGAGCCACGGATGGGGTGGGGCAATAACGGCTCGATATCGGACGAAAACGTGATTCGACGCAGTCTATTCGGGCCAAGCCGGCCCAGAACCCACTCCGCGGCCAGATGAACGGGCACTGCGGGAATGATCCAGTCGGGACCCCGATCGTGCTCGAGATGCTCGAGCACGAAGGCCACTCCGTCACCGGGATGCAGCGTACGGTTGGGCCCCCGGCCCTTGTCCAACTGTTCCTGAAGGGGGTCGATCAGCACAAAGTGCGCGTCCGTTCGGCTGGAAGACAGACTCCGAAGGGCGTGTAGACCGAATTGGCCTATTCCAATGATCCAAATCGTTTCCATAAATTTAAGTATACCATATTGCCATCTTGGGCACCAACGGATTAGAATCCCGGAGCAACTGATTCGTAACCATAAACCATACGTTTCGTCTTGAAAGAAGAACATGAGTTCGCCCCTATCCGATGATTTCGTACATGCGTCCACGGAATCCGTGCCTCTATCCCGGCTGGATCTCTCGGAACGTTCTCACTGCCTGTCGTTTGGACGGGATTTGGAACCCTTGCTTCGCTCCATTCAGGCCATCGGCCTCGTTCAACCCCCGGTTGTCTGCCGCGGCAAGGATGATTTGCTTACGGTTCTGAGCGGATTCCGCCGCATCGAGGCGTTGGTCGATCTGGGAGTGGAAATCCTTCCCTGTCGAGTGTTGGACCGGTCCCTCGATCCGATGGACCGGCTCTCACTGGCGTTCTGGGAAAACCTCTCGCACCGAGGCTTCAACATCGTGGAAAAAGCCAGGGCCGTGGATGCCTTCAGTTTGCTTCAAGGATCGGAAAAAACCATGGAGAATGTGATGCCGGCCTTGGGGCTCCACCCGCATCTCAGGGAGCTGGAACGCATGAAGAAGACCGCCGGTCTGCCTGAGCCGGTTCTTCTGGCTTTAGTGGACGGGCGGATTTTTCCGGATCCGGCCATCTACCTGACCGAGTTCCCGGAATCAGATCGAATGCCCGTGTTCGAGTGTCTCACGTACCTCAACCTGAATCTGAACCAGCAGAAGGAATTCCTCGAGATGCTGCGCGACTTGTGCCTCCGGGACGGAGTGTCGGCCCGCCGGGTCCTCGAGGACGAAGACGTCCGGCGGTTGCTGGATCACCCTGCATGGAGCAGGCCGCAAAAAGCCGATCGAATGAAGCGGTGGCTCAAGGATCAGCTCAACCCTCGCCTGAAAGCCGCGGAAACCGCCTTTGACGAGCAGCTTCGGGAGTTGCGTCTGCCCGGCAGAGTACGCATTGCCCACGCGCCTTTTTTCGAAGCCGAAGGGCTGCGCGTGACCATGGACGCCGCCAACGGCGCGGAGTTGCTCGAGACGGTTAGGGAATTGAACCGGGTGTTCGAAAGCGGCGGTGTGGAAAAGCTGTACGACATCGTGGACGGGCTTTGATCGTCGAGAGGAAGGACGTTTGATATCCGTGCGAGGCGGATTTCCCTGTGTTCCTTTTCAAGACGTTTTGACCCGGCGCCGACCGGCCGGGCGCTGCGGAGCCCTTTCCCCATCAGAAATGCTCTCTGGTCCGGATGCTTCCGGACAGCGAATCGATTGAGCGTGCGAACCGTGTTCAAACCCACGAAAAGATATGTTGAACCGAGCGTTGAATCTTCTCCACTCGCCTCGAGAGTCGGGGCGAAACCACTGGTCCAACCACCGGCGCTGGACGATCTTGAAGCCAAACGGACCCTGGTGCTGGCGGAAAACAAAGGACCCTTCCTCCGGCCGTGTCCGGGAACTCAGAACTACATCTGCTGCGGGTATCAAATTCTTCATGTGGGCACCGGGTGCCCGCTCAATTGCTCATACTGCATACTCCAATCCTATCTGAACGACCATCGCCTGCGCGTTTTCGCGAATCAGGACCGGTTGATTGAAGAGCTGAAACAGGAAGCTCGATCCCACCCGGACCGCCTCTTTCGATTGGGGACCGGGGAATTCACGGACAGTCTCTATATCGAGCACCTGGTTCGATTCGTGGACCGCATCGTCCCGGTGATCCAGGGCGAACCCAATCTGATGATCGAATTCAAGACAAAAACGGATAACATCGGTACTCTGCTGGAACTGGATGATCCGGACCGCATTGTGGTCTCGTTTTCCATGAACAGCCGTCGTATCGTCCGCTCCGAAGAGCACGGAGCCGCAAGCCTCGAACAGCGCCTTCGAGCGGCGGAGCGATGCCGGGCCCGCGGCTTCAAGCTGGGGTTCCATTTTGATCCCATTATTCATTATCCCGGCTGGGAGGCGGAATACGGGGAAACCATCCGGATGATATTCGACCATGTGGATCCGGCCGGGGTGATCTGGATCAGTCTCGGGTGTCTTCGATATATGCCGGACTTGAAAGTTGTCGCCCGAAAGCGGCACCCCCAATCCGCCATATTTTCAGAAGAATTTATCCGGGGCTTGGACGGAAAGACACGGTATTTCAGACCCATCCGGCAAGAGATCTACGCCGGCATGGCGGCGCGACTCCGCCGGGCGGATCCGGACTTGTGCGTCTATCTTTGCATGGAGAGCGATCTGGTGTGGCGTTCGGCCCTGAACCATTCACCTGAAACCGGTGAAGGGTTGGCCCGGATCTTGGATCGGCGGGCTTTTTCGTTTTTCCCGTCTCTGCGGGTTCAGGATTCGAAAAAGGCGGAGGCGGATAGGACAACGGGACGCCAACCGCTTTAATCTACGGCTGATCCATGGTCTTTTTTTTGAAAGGACATCATGGTCTGCAAGCATTGCCAATGGTGTATCGAAAACCGAAAACCCTGCAAATACAAAGACGACGCCAATTGGATCATCCGGAAAATGATCGAGGCCGATGGGCTGATCTGGGGCACCCCGGTGTGGACCCATACCATTCCTCCGTGGATGATCAATCTCATGTCCAGGGCCCGCTACATGGTGTTTCTCAGCGGCGAGCTTCGCGACAAGGTGTTGGGAACCTATGTGGTGTCCTGGTTCGGAGTGGGCGAGGAAATGGCGTTGATGACGCTCGAAGCCTTGGGGCACAATTACCTCATGTTGCCCGTTTTTCGCGGCTGGGCGCGCGTGAGCACCGCGGCTTTCGGTCAAAGGCCGGACTATCTCGAAAACGGCGCACTGGAGGATACCGCAGGCATGCTCCGGATTCGAACCATGGCAAAACGAGTCGTTGAGATCACCCGAAAAATGAAATTTGCCACACAGGCCGGAGTCGGGATCCCGAAAGAAGAGATTCGCAGCATCACCTGCGGCCGCTTTCCCTTCTGGGGTAAAGCTCAAGACATCGAATCATCCTGAGCCACGATGCACCGCTCGTTGGGAAGCCTCCGGGCTTCCCAAGGATTTCAACAACCGCGCATGATGAACGGCCGGCGAAAGGGCATGAAAGAATAGATGCGCGGATGGAGATCGAACCGGAAGCTCATCGGATTCCGGAGCGCTGGAGAAACCCTTCATCATAGAATGGCTTGTCCGTCCTTACGGCCGCTCCTCCCATCACGACGACCGTGTCGAGCCGGCGACACGATGACAGGACGAAAAGCGATCGCCAAAGGGAGGACGCGCCAAATCCGAGGGCTCATCGTTCACCGTTTCGTCCGATATTTCGCACTTATTGGACTTGCCGATTTGGGCCAGATCATAGCAGTATTCGTTACTTTGAGGGCAGGAGGGGCGGATACTATATGTTGTAGGCGGCGATACGGACACCGACTCTTCGCTGCGGTTCATCCTGTGATGTTGGCCTAATAAGAGTCAAAACGAGACTTGATCCTTTTTTCCCCGGGAACGCCGAGCCCCAGCTCGGCCCAACTTCGTGCCCGGAGCGAGGATCGACCCCGAACGGCCACGAGGACTAAGTCATCTTAAGTTCGGAATTTCTTGCAATAATAAAGAAATAATGGGGACGTCCATACCTTTATACCATCTTTCTCCAATCAAACTGGATCATTATTCTATTTGTTCACCCCATTCCGACAAGAGACTTGCCGACGGTAGAAAGATCTTGGGCCTCCCGGCTCTCTCGGAGAGGGTCCCCCCAAACTCTCGTTTAGCCCGATAGTATAAGAGCGCCCGAACCTTGAGGGTTTGCGGCGATGTACCGAACTCCGTTACTTCCTTAGCTGTCCGTTGAAGAGTAGAAACGCGCAAAATCAACCCCGTCCCCTTTTTCCCACGTGAAAAGGGTTCCAAACAGGTTTGGAGAATGCATCAGCGGTGTCTTGAGCGGCTTTGCACCCTTTTCGTGCTTTCGAAACATGGGAAGGACTTCAAAACAGCGAAAAATCCGTGCGGAACCTCTTTTTCAAGGAGGTTGCCGTATAATCTGGGGTAACATCTTTTTTACACTTGCCAGGAATCGGCGATCGCCCCTATAATAAGACAAATCCATAAACGAGCATTCCAGCATGGATACCCCCCTCAAAATGGGCCTAACAACGCCCTGACGGTGTTTTTTTCCGTCAGGGACTGTTGCGTTGCCGGTCATCTACCAAAACAAACCCGAAAAAATCCGGAAGGAGGACAATCATGGCGGACAGAGTACTGTTCCTTGGATGGAACCGTCCCGTCGCCGGCAGGGAAAAACAAGCTGCGCAACTGTTTCAGAAGGCGATGGAGACCTATGGCAAGCTGCAGGCAAACGGACGTATCGAGAATTTCGAACCGGTTATTCTCGCTCACCACGGGGGCGATATGAACGGTTTCATTTTGATCAGGGGGGAAGCGGACAAGCTCGCTCAGCTTCGGGAAGACGACGAATTTGTGAACATGATAATAGAATGTGGTTATTGTCTGGAGGGTTTTGGACTGGTCAATGGATACACCGGTAACGGCGTAGCGGAAGTAATGTCACGTTGGATGGCGCTCATCAACAAGTAGCTCACACCCAAGAAGCCGCCCGGAAAAGGCACAGATCCGCCCTCGAACGAATTCTCCTGCTTGACGTTCTTTCCTGCTAATAATCTGTCGGCATGCGCCCTCGATAGATTCTTAGTCGTCTTCGTTTTCGCTGCCCCGGGTGGCTCGACGAAAAGCAAAAAAACGCCTTTGAACGATCACTGGAATACGAAATCGTCGTGATCGCCCCTACATACGTCGGTAATAACGATAATCCCATGCATATGATTGGGCATGATCATCCATTCATCCAATTCCACATAACCGTGACGCGTCGCCAACCATTCCCACGACTCGGCAACCATTTCGCCGAACTGCTTCAACGTCCTTTTTCCCTTCACGGCGTTGCCGAATAGACATTCCCGGTTCCAGGCGCAAATAGTCACGAAATACACCCCGGCCTGCGAATAATCGTACCCGTGCAATCGGATGGACCGCGGTTATGCCGCGTCGATTTCCATTGCGAGGGAGGTTCTTGCCGAGCTGGGGCTCGGCGTTCCCAGGGGAGCGGTAGGAGCAGAAGCGTGATCATATGTAGCGGCGGTCGGGCCACGGCATAGCACAGCGAAGCCTCGTCGCAAACCGCCCCTCCGGACCGGCCCTTATTCATGTTGTTCTTCCCTGACCAAAAGGGCCACGTCTCCCCCTGTCTTTCGCCAAGGCATCTTCTTCATCATTGTCGGAGTCGGATGCCAGTAGCCCCGTGTTCTTTTGTCTTGCTCCCGATCCAAAGAAATACGCGAGTTGCGCTGCAGCGGAAGGTTGCGCATTTCTGTATTACAAATTATATGCAGTTTGCGTGCCAATTGCAATAACAGACTTATGTTATGTCCCGGAATTTGGTTCTAGTTGAGACGTTGGCTCTTTTGCTCTGTTTACGGGGATAATTCGCTGTTCAATGTCATTCCCAATCTTGCGTTTGATCAACCTCAAGTCGAACTCAGATTGCAGATTCAACCAAAACTGGGCCTCAACTCCAAAATACCGCTCCAGCCTTAGCGCCGTATCAGCGGTTATGCTCCGTTTGCCGTTGACAATCTCACTGATTCTATTCAGTGGTACGGCAAGATCCCGCGACAACCGGTTTATGCTGATGCCCAAGGGTTCCATGACATCTTCTCGTAGGATTTCACCCGGCGTAATGGGATCCAGCAAATCTTTGCTGCTCACTATTGCACCTCAATGATAATTGATCGAGGAAATGTGCGCTTCCCAAGGGCCGGCCCGTACGCTCGCGCCGTTGTAACAGGTTCCTTTCTTCCTCGTCCACGCCCGCGGCAAGAAATCGATTCCAATTTCTACAGTTTCCGACCGGAAACCGCAATCAGCACATTCAGGCATTCTGGGCTTCAAGCACGGCAAGGCCGTCTTGGTTATACGTTTTGTACTTATAGATGATCACGTTGCGGCTGCCGTCCTTGATGGGACGTTTTTCAATGAATTCCACTTCCACGTGTATGGTATCGCCGACGTACACCGGCGCAAGGTAGCGCAGCTTATCCGCCCCCATAAAGGCAATGACGTCGTCCAGAAATCCGGCCTGCTCGAGCAGTCCGATGCTGCACGACATGGTCATTACGCCGGGGACCATGCGTCCCGACCACCCTTTGGCTTGGGCGGCCTCGTCCGTGAGGAAAATCGGGAGGGTATTGGCTGTAATTTGACAGAATTGGCTTTGCTCCGCTTCGATGATGGTCTTGTAATCGGTGACGAATTTTTCGCCGGGTTTACCTTGAGAGATGGTCTTGGGCTGCATGAGTACTCCTTTGTTTGTATGGAATAAATATTCTCCCACGATATACGTTCGCGCGGAATTAGGCAAGCCGTCCAAACCCAACGGCTTCGATCGGGGGACACCATACCTATTTCCGCCGTGCTTTTGCAATCAGGGGACATCATACAAGATAAAGCCTTGCGTTGTGTTCTACGCTGAAGCCTGTTCGCAAATAGGTAAGATGTCCCTGGAATCGGAGGCATACCTCCTTAGAACGGTATGGATCCGCTCTCCAAAAAGCGTTCTTTCGCGCTTTCAAACCGAAATCGGATTC is a window from the Deltaproteobacteria bacterium genome containing:
- a CDS encoding HDIG domain-containing protein, with protein sequence MAIDRQQALDLLKQHTSEENLLKHALASEAIMRALAERLGEDPERWGMAGLLHDVDYDQTKDRPEKHTLVAEPILRDAGVDDEMIQAVKAHNAEALGIARDTKMALALTCAETMTGMVIAATLVYPDKKIRSVNPKSVIKRMKEKQFARSVNRDHIRLCERIGIPLNEFAQLSVQAMNGISDDLGL
- a CDS encoding transcription termination factor Rho, coding for MAEETKQATDVSSLEKMTVKDLRNLALQIGGITGVHAMKKDELLKAIKEIKGIEDVTTPNEYRSQTNRKLKARIRELQGRKEEARTANDRKKVNIIRRKINKLRKKTRRAA
- a CDS encoding slipin family protein; translation: MYALILILVLVIMFLSSALRVLREYERGVIFRLGRLIASKGPGLIILIPVIDRMVRVSLRLVAMDVPPQDVITRDNVSVKVNAVVYFRVMDSNKAIVEVEDFLFATSQLAQTTLRSVCGQAMLDELLAEREKINQELQSILDKHTDPWGIKVSNVEVKHIDLPTEMQRAMARQAEAERERRAKIIAAEGEFQASAKLTEAAAIIAEHPIALQLRYLQTLKEISAENNSTTLFPIPIDLLTPFIKMVEDRNKKD
- a CDS encoding nodulation protein NfeD, which codes for MNGTCVYTSRAFPACFILVFLCTLFSTSYALGKTVRVATVDSSINPGVALFIERTIKDAHVADDECLVIQLDTPGGLADSMRSIVKSIMESDVPVVVYVAPSGARAASAGVIITIAAHVAAMAPGTNIGAAHPVAMGKEIEGAMAKKVENDMVAYARSIADERGRNADWAEKAVRESVSITADEALKNKVVDLVAGNIEELLPKINGRTVLVKGKQRVIDVAGATVTYEEESLREKILRTIANPNIAYILMMLGMVGLYFELANPGAVFPGIVGAISLILSFYAFQTLPVNYAGVLLIILGLILFILEIKIASYGMLTIGGLTCLVLGSMFLFHSDSLGLVRVSWQVLVPTVAVVTLFFTVVLGLIVKAMLHKPTTGLEGLLGEEGQVTQLADSGEIKVFVHGETWNAESDERLELGDRIRVVGKKQFFLQVKKAVRSQGD
- a CDS encoding uracil-DNA glycosylase, with translation MDPKLNRLLHFYRSIGIREIFVPPDLADALGPGSVRKNSPGRPETLGALQQEWAGCTRCNLSENRHLLVFGEGNETADLMFVGEGPGRDEDRLGRPFVGLAGELLTKIIRAMDLLREEIYITNVVKCRPPRNRTPFPEEIETCNPCLRSQIRIIRPKIICALGLAAAQTLLQSAAPISILRGRFHSMGEIRVMPTYHPAYLLRNPSKKKDVWDDMKQIMGALDLMKKTSPRSSA
- the coaBC gene encoding bifunctional phosphopantothenoylcysteine decarboxylase/phosphopantothenate--cysteine ligase CoaBC translates to MHIKGKRILLGVSGGIAAYKSAFLLRELMKRGALVKVAMTSAAQKFVTPLTFQTLSGEEVITDTFQETVGYVLHVAMAEWADLVAVVPATANIIGKLANGIADDFLTTLALATRAKLLVCPAMNSNMLLHPAVQKNLNALIALGYSILPSGTGDLACKTEGPGRLAEVEDILAEIEHLLSPKDFQGIRFLISASRTEEYLDPVRCLTNRSSGRMGFAVAKAALRRGGEVCLVTGPSEEADIKGVRTIRVVSAREMREAMLAEYEASQVVIKTAAVSDFRPAREPKAQKIKREATEPEIRLTENPDILRELGQKKTHQCLVGFAAESEALLMHANRKMKNKNLDFIVANDITQDGCGFRCSTNKVKIIHRDGRVDDIPFLEKIETAHMVLDRVRTWILERDASGMNP
- a CDS encoding potassium transporter; translation: METIWIIGIGQFGLHALRSLSSSRTDAHFVLIDPLQEQLDKGRGPNRTLHPGDGVAFVLEHLEHDRGPDWIIPAVPVHLAAEWVLGRLGPNRLRRITFSSDIEPLLPHPIRGSNGNIYVSHADFRCPDHCPEPANLCTVTQKPRQRNMFDLLGEIRLPDLEALVIRSHQLGPGVGGYRPAALFELLSRVENARGRLFIGTACRCHGVLTPFERIQPARGKTSGNDETSHPAE
- a CDS encoding ParB/RepB/Spo0J family partition protein, whose amino-acid sequence is MSSPLSDDFVHASTESVPLSRLDLSERSHCLSFGRDLEPLLRSIQAIGLVQPPVVCRGKDDLLTVLSGFRRIEALVDLGVEILPCRVLDRSLDPMDRLSLAFWENLSHRGFNIVEKARAVDAFSLLQGSEKTMENVMPALGLHPHLRELERMKKTAGLPEPVLLALVDGRIFPDPAIYLTEFPESDRMPVFECLTYLNLNLNQQKEFLEMLRDLCLRDGVSARRVLEDEDVRRLLDHPAWSRPQKADRMKRWLKDQLNPRLKAAETAFDEQLRELRLPGRVRIAHAPFFEAEGLRVTMDAANGAELLETVRELNRVFESGGVEKLYDIVDGL
- a CDS encoding radical SAM protein, which codes for MSVRTVFKPTKRYVEPSVESSPLASRVGAKPLVQPPALDDLEAKRTLVLAENKGPFLRPCPGTQNYICCGYQILHVGTGCPLNCSYCILQSYLNDHRLRVFANQDRLIEELKQEARSHPDRLFRLGTGEFTDSLYIEHLVRFVDRIVPVIQGEPNLMIEFKTKTDNIGTLLELDDPDRIVVSFSMNSRRIVRSEEHGAASLEQRLRAAERCRARGFKLGFHFDPIIHYPGWEAEYGETIRMIFDHVDPAGVIWISLGCLRYMPDLKVVARKRHPQSAIFSEEFIRGLDGKTRYFRPIRQEIYAGMAARLRRADPDLCVYLCMESDLVWRSALNHSPETGEGLARILDRRAFSFFPSLRVQDSKKAEADRTTGRQPL
- a CDS encoding flavodoxin family protein, with the translated sequence MVCKHCQWCIENRKPCKYKDDANWIIRKMIEADGLIWGTPVWTHTIPPWMINLMSRARYMVFLSGELRDKVLGTYVVSWFGVGEEMALMTLEALGHNYLMLPVFRGWARVSTAAFGQRPDYLENGALEDTAGMLRIRTMAKRVVEITRKMKFATQAGVGIPKEEIRSITCGRFPFWGKAQDIESS